The Sebastes umbrosus isolate fSebUmb1 chromosome 19, fSebUmb1.pri, whole genome shotgun sequence genome has a segment encoding these proteins:
- the purbb gene encoding transcriptional activator protein Pur-beta has translation MVELKMADGDSGSERGGSSGGGGGGGGGSGGGGGSGSGGGGGGGGGGSGGFQHFQRDQETQELASKRLDIQNKRFYLDVKQNSKGRFIKIAEVGAGGSKSRLTLSLSVAAEFRDYLGDFIEHYAQLGPSSPEQIAQSTAGEDGGPRRALKSEFLVRENRKYYLDLKENQRGRFLRIRQTVNRGPGFGVGGPAGGMLSGQTIALPAQGLIEFRDALAKLIDDYGGDDEELLAGGSAAAGGYSELPEGTSIMVDSKRFFFDVGSNKYGVFLRVSEVKPSYRNSITIPFKAWGKFGGAFSRYAEEMKEIQERQRDKMYERRDESEGDDVEDD, from the coding sequence ATGGTGGAGCTGAAGATGGCGGATGGCGACAGCGGGAGTGAGCGCGGCGGTAGCagcggtggaggtggaggaggaggaggaggtagtggtggtggaggaggtagTGGtagtggcggcggcggcggcggcggcggcggcggcagcggcggctTCCAGCACTTCCAGCGGGACCAGGAGACCCAGGAGCTGGCGTCGAAGCGCCTCGACATCCAGAACAAGCGCTTCTATCTGGACGTGAAGCAGAACAGCAAAGGAAGGTTCATTAAGATCGCTGAAGTCGGCGCCGGAGGCTCCAAGAGCCGgctgactctctctctgtcggtgGCGGCGGAGTTCCGCGACTACCTCGGGGACTTCATCGAGCACTACGCCCAGCTGGGGCCTAGCAGTCCGGAGCAGATCGCCCAGAGCACCGCGGGAGAGGACGGCGGGCCTAGGAGAGCGCTGAAAAGCGAGTTCTTAGTCCGGGAGAACCGCAAGTACTACCTGGACTTGAAGGAGAACCAGAGAGGGAGGTTCCTTCGCATCAGGCAGACGGTGAATCGAGGACCAGGCTTCGGCGTTGGGGGCCCTGCGGGCGGCATGTTGTCCGGGCAGACCATCGCTCTGCCGGCCCAGGGGCTCATAGAGTTCCGAGACGCCCTCGCGAAGCTAATAGACGACTATGGAGGAGACGACGAGGAGCTGCTGGCCGGCGGCAGTGCTGCAGCAGGCGGCTACAGCGAGCTACCAGAGGGCACCTCCATCATGGTGGACTCCAAGCGGTTCTTTTTCGACGTCGGGTCCAACAAATACGGAGTGTTCCTGCGGGTGAGCGAGGTGAAGCCCAGCTACAGGAACTCTATCACCATCCCATTCAAGGCTTGGGGCAAATTCGGAGGAGCTTTCAGCAGATATGCAGAAGAGATGAAGGAGATCCAGGAGAGGCAGAGGGATAAGATGTACGAGAGGAGGGATGAGTCTGAAGGAGACGACGTGGAGGACGACTga